Proteins from a genomic interval of Vanacampus margaritifer isolate UIUO_Vmar chromosome 4, RoL_Vmar_1.0, whole genome shotgun sequence:
- the slc12a1 gene encoding solute carrier family 12 member 1 isoform X1 has translation MEKVKSNGGEHVNLAYDSILDEPPVYENDDDHRTVRPSVVSAFGHDTLDRVPNIDFYRNAGSVSGHRAVRPSLQELHDVFQKNGAVSVPDTVEDGYEGTDGNPSDDVESAAPPDSGKEAVKFGWIRGVLVRCMLNIWGVMLFIRLSWVFGQAGWGLGIVVIALSCVVTIITGLSMSAICTNGVVRGGGAYYLISRSLGPEFGGSIGLIFAFANAVAVAMYVVGFSETVVDLLKEHNVLMVDETNDIRIIGVITVVLLLGISVAGMEWEAKAQIVLLVILLAAIVNVFVGTFIPPTADKKSKGVFNYDANIFLENFAPDFRGEESFFSVFSIFFPAATGILAGANISGDLKDPQAAIPKGTLLAILITGVTYLGVALCVSASVVRDATGNFTDLITPGVPCEGSAVAACELGYNFSSCAVENCVFGAMNSFQVMTLVSGFGPLIIAGTFSATLSSALASLVSAPKVFQALCKDNIYKALHFFAKGYGKNDEPIRGYILTFIISVAFILIGNLNTIAPIISNFFLASYALINFSCFHASYAKSPGWRPAYRYYNMWLSLLGAVLCCAVMFVINWWAALLTYAIEILLYIYVTVKKPDVNWGSSTQAVTFVSAVSNALSLVGVEDHVKNFRPQILVLTGAARTRPALLDLAHSLSKNYGLCLTCEVFVGPRVEALPEMNAGMEKNQQWLKKNKRKAFFTAVACDKFREGAETLLQATGLGRMKPNTLMVGFKRNWKTAGSEAVLSYVGVLHDAFDFEYGTLILRMNQGLDVSHIVEAEEEMLKSAKEQQALESDFPSNGVKAKGLFRKSRKSSQQVLTTRVSVCGPPPPQVAKMNEKLLQASAQFKTKQPKGTLDVWWLFDDGGLTLLLPYILTTRKKWKDCKMRIFIAGQPGRSELDKQEMKSLLEKFRIKCTDIIVIDDIHVKPRNESLKKLEDMIEPFRLHERTKDSTQVETMRKTQPWKITDDELDEFEEKTNLQVRLNELLQENSKQANLIVVSMPIARKESISDFLYMAWLDILTKDLPPTMLIRGNHKSVLTFYS, from the exons ATGGAGAAAGTCAAGTCTAACGGCGGGGAGCATGTTAACCTCGCTTACGATTCCATTCTGGATGAGCCGCCGGTCTACGAGAACGACGACGATCACCGGACGGTCCGTCCCTCGGTGGTCAGCGCCTTCGGTCATGACACTTTGGACCGCGTGCCCAACATCGACTTCTATCGTAACGCGGGCAGCGTGAGTGGTCACCGGGCTGTGCGGCCATCGCTGCAGGAGCTGCACGATGTCTTTCAAAAG AACGGAGCCGTCTCTGTTCCAGACACTGTTGAGGATGGCTACGAGGGGACCGACGGCAACCCCTCGGACGACGTGGAGTCTGCTGCTCCCCCTGACAGTGGAAAAGAAGCTGTAAAGTTTGGCTGGATAAGGGGAGTCCTG GTGAGATGCATGCTGAACATCTGGGGCGTCATGTTGTTCATCCGCCTGTCCTGGGTGTTTGGACAGGCTGGCTGGG GTTTGGGAATAGTGGTTATTGCTCTCAGTTGTGTGGTGACAATCATCACTGGCCTTTCCATGTCGGCCATTTGCACTAATGGTGTGGTCAGGGGAG GAGGGGCCTACTACCTGATATCTCGCAGCTTGGGACCAGAGTTTGGGGGTTCCATCGGCCTGATTTTTGCTTTTGCCAATGCAGTGGCTGTAGCCATGTATGTTGTGGGATTTTCTGAGACTGTTGTGGATTTACTCAAG GAGCATAATGTACTCATGGTGGATGAAACAAATGACATTCGAATCATTGGAGTCATCACAGTGGTGTTGCTGTTGGGCATATCTGTAGCTGGAATGGAATGGGAGGCCAAG GCCCAGATAGTTTTACTCGTCATCTTACTGGCGGCTATTGTGAATGTATTTGTGGGCACCTTCATTCCTCCCACTGCTGACAAGAAATCCAAGGGGGTATTTAATTATGACG CGAATATCTTTTTAGAGAATTTTGCGCCGGATTTCAGGGGTGAGGAGTCATTCTTTTCggtcttttccatttttttccctgctgCAACCGGGATCTTGGCAGGAGCCAACATTTCCGGCGACTTAAAG GATCCTCAGGCAGCCATTCCTAAAGGCACCTTATTGGCTATTCTGATCACAGGTGTCACCTACCTGGGAGTGGCCCTTTGTGTCT CTGCCAGCGTTGTGCGTGATGCGACAGGAAATTTTACGGACCTTATCACTCCTGGAGTGCCATGTGAAGGATCAGCTGTCGCGGCCTGTGAGCTTGGCTATAATTTCTCTTCCTGCGCAGTAGAAAATTGCGTATTTGGTGCGATGAACAGCTTCCAG GTGATGACTTTGGTGTCAGGCTTTGGTCCTCTCATCATAGCTGGAACTTTTTCAGCCACGCTCTCATCCGCCCTGGCTTCTCTTGTTAGTGCTCCCAAAGTCTTCCAG GCGCTGTGCAAAGACAACATCTACAAAGCCCTGCACTTCTTTGCCAAAGGATATGGCAAGAACGACGAGCCCATCCGTGGCTACATCCTCACATTTATCATTTCTGTGGCCTTCATTCTCATCG GGAATCTCAATACCATCGCACCCATCATTTCAAACTTCTTCTTGGCTTCTTATGCGCTTATCAATTTCTCCTGCTTCCATGCGTCCTACGCAAAGTCTCCTG GCTGGCGACCGGCCTACAGATACTACAACATGTGGTTGTCCCTGCTGGGTGCTGTTCTGTGCTGTGCTGTCATGTTTGTCATCAACTGGTGGGCGGCGCTGCTCACCTACGCCATCGAGATCCTCCTCTACATATATGTCACCGTCAAGAAGCCAG ATGTGAACTGGGGCTCATCCACTCAAGCGGTGACGTTCGTCAGTGCGGTCAGCAATGCTCTGTCTCTGGTTGGAGTAGAAGATCATGTCAAGAACTTCAG GCCTCAGATCTTGGTGTTGACAGGTGCCGCTCGCACCAGGCCAGCTCTGCTAGACCTGGCTCATTCTTTGTCTAAGAACTATGGACTCTGCCTCACCTGTGAAGTGTTTGTG GGTCCAAGAGTAGAGGCCCTGCCAGAAATGAACGCTGGCATGGAGAAAAACCAGCAATGGCTGAAGAAGAACAAACGGAAAGCATTTTTCACCGCCGTAGCCTGTGACAAATTCCGGGAAGGAGCCGAGACACTGCTGCAG GCCACGGGTCTTGGCCGCATGAAGCCGAACACACTCATGGTTGGCTTCAAAAGAAACTGGAAGACTGCAGGTTCAGAAGCAGTCTTAAGTTATGTGGGAGTGCTGCA TGATGCCTTTGACTTTGAATATGGAACATTGATTTTGAGGATGAACCAGGGACTTGATGTGTCTCATATTGTTGAAGCAGAAG AGGAAATGCTGAAATCAGCTAAAGAGCAACAGGCGCTGGAGAGTGATTTCCCGTCAAATGGAGTCAAAGCCAAAGGATTGTTCAGGAAGTCCAGAAAATCCTCTCAGCAAGTGCTCACCACCCGAG TGTCGGTGTGCGGCCCCCCGCCACCGCAGGTTGCCAAGATGAATGAGAAGCTGCTGCAGGCCAGTGCTCAGTTTAAGACCAAACAGCCCAAAGGAACACTTGACGTGTGGTGGCTCTTTGACGATGGAG GTCTCACTCTGCTGCTGCCCTACATCCTCACCACCAGGAAGAAGTGGAAAGATTGTAAAATGAGGATCTTCATTGCAGGGCAGCCCGGACGCAGCGAGCTGGATAAACAGGA gatGAAGTCATTGCTGGAAAAGTTCCGAATTAAATGCACTGACATCATAGTCATCGATGACATCCATGTCAAACCCCGTAACGAAAG CTTGAAGAAGTTGGAGGACATGATTGAACCTTTCCGCCTTCACGAGAGGACCAAAGATAGTACACAGGTTGAAACCATGCGGAAAACACAGCCTTGGAAGATTACTGATGACGAGTTGGATGAATTTGAGGAGAAG ACCAACCTGCAGGTTCGACTGAATGAGTTGCTTCAGGAGAACTCCAAACAGGCCAACCTGATTGTGGT GAGCATGCCTATCGCACGAAAGGAAAGCATCTCTGACTTCCTTTACATGGCCTGGTTGGACATTCTGACCAAGGACCTCCCACCCACCATGCTCATACGCGGCAACCACAAGAGTGTGCTCACCTTCTATTCATGA
- the slc12a1 gene encoding solute carrier family 12 member 1 isoform X2, producing the protein MSQTIIKSGLGIVVIALSCVVTIITGLSMSAICTNGVVRGGGAYYLISRSLGPEFGGSIGLIFAFANAVAVAMYVVGFSETVVDLLKEHNVLMVDETNDIRIIGVITVVLLLGISVAGMEWEAKAQIVLLVILLAAIVNVFVGTFIPPTADKKSKGVFNYDANIFLENFAPDFRGEESFFSVFSIFFPAATGILAGANISGDLKDPQAAIPKGTLLAILITGVTYLGVALCVSASVVRDATGNFTDLITPGVPCEGSAVAACELGYNFSSCAVENCVFGAMNSFQVMTLVSGFGPLIIAGTFSATLSSALASLVSAPKVFQALCKDNIYKALHFFAKGYGKNDEPIRGYILTFIISVAFILIGNLNTIAPIISNFFLASYALINFSCFHASYAKSPGWRPAYRYYNMWLSLLGAVLCCAVMFVINWWAALLTYAIEILLYIYVTVKKPDVNWGSSTQAVTFVSAVSNALSLVGVEDHVKNFRPQILVLTGAARTRPALLDLAHSLSKNYGLCLTCEVFVGPRVEALPEMNAGMEKNQQWLKKNKRKAFFTAVACDKFREGAETLLQATGLGRMKPNTLMVGFKRNWKTAGSEAVLSYVGVLHDAFDFEYGTLILRMNQGLDVSHIVEAEEEMLKSAKEQQALESDFPSNGVKAKGLFRKSRKSSQQVLTTRVSVCGPPPPQVAKMNEKLLQASAQFKTKQPKGTLDVWWLFDDGGLTLLLPYILTTRKKWKDCKMRIFIAGQPGRSELDKQEMKSLLEKFRIKCTDIIVIDDIHVKPRNESLKKLEDMIEPFRLHERTKDSTQVETMRKTQPWKITDDELDEFEEKTNLQVRLNELLQENSKQANLIVVSMPIARKESISDFLYMAWLDILTKDLPPTMLIRGNHKSVLTFYS; encoded by the exons ATGTCACAGACTATTATTAAATCAG GTTTGGGAATAGTGGTTATTGCTCTCAGTTGTGTGGTGACAATCATCACTGGCCTTTCCATGTCGGCCATTTGCACTAATGGTGTGGTCAGGGGAG GAGGGGCCTACTACCTGATATCTCGCAGCTTGGGACCAGAGTTTGGGGGTTCCATCGGCCTGATTTTTGCTTTTGCCAATGCAGTGGCTGTAGCCATGTATGTTGTGGGATTTTCTGAGACTGTTGTGGATTTACTCAAG GAGCATAATGTACTCATGGTGGATGAAACAAATGACATTCGAATCATTGGAGTCATCACAGTGGTGTTGCTGTTGGGCATATCTGTAGCTGGAATGGAATGGGAGGCCAAG GCCCAGATAGTTTTACTCGTCATCTTACTGGCGGCTATTGTGAATGTATTTGTGGGCACCTTCATTCCTCCCACTGCTGACAAGAAATCCAAGGGGGTATTTAATTATGACG CGAATATCTTTTTAGAGAATTTTGCGCCGGATTTCAGGGGTGAGGAGTCATTCTTTTCggtcttttccatttttttccctgctgCAACCGGGATCTTGGCAGGAGCCAACATTTCCGGCGACTTAAAG GATCCTCAGGCAGCCATTCCTAAAGGCACCTTATTGGCTATTCTGATCACAGGTGTCACCTACCTGGGAGTGGCCCTTTGTGTCT CTGCCAGCGTTGTGCGTGATGCGACAGGAAATTTTACGGACCTTATCACTCCTGGAGTGCCATGTGAAGGATCAGCTGTCGCGGCCTGTGAGCTTGGCTATAATTTCTCTTCCTGCGCAGTAGAAAATTGCGTATTTGGTGCGATGAACAGCTTCCAG GTGATGACTTTGGTGTCAGGCTTTGGTCCTCTCATCATAGCTGGAACTTTTTCAGCCACGCTCTCATCCGCCCTGGCTTCTCTTGTTAGTGCTCCCAAAGTCTTCCAG GCGCTGTGCAAAGACAACATCTACAAAGCCCTGCACTTCTTTGCCAAAGGATATGGCAAGAACGACGAGCCCATCCGTGGCTACATCCTCACATTTATCATTTCTGTGGCCTTCATTCTCATCG GGAATCTCAATACCATCGCACCCATCATTTCAAACTTCTTCTTGGCTTCTTATGCGCTTATCAATTTCTCCTGCTTCCATGCGTCCTACGCAAAGTCTCCTG GCTGGCGACCGGCCTACAGATACTACAACATGTGGTTGTCCCTGCTGGGTGCTGTTCTGTGCTGTGCTGTCATGTTTGTCATCAACTGGTGGGCGGCGCTGCTCACCTACGCCATCGAGATCCTCCTCTACATATATGTCACCGTCAAGAAGCCAG ATGTGAACTGGGGCTCATCCACTCAAGCGGTGACGTTCGTCAGTGCGGTCAGCAATGCTCTGTCTCTGGTTGGAGTAGAAGATCATGTCAAGAACTTCAG GCCTCAGATCTTGGTGTTGACAGGTGCCGCTCGCACCAGGCCAGCTCTGCTAGACCTGGCTCATTCTTTGTCTAAGAACTATGGACTCTGCCTCACCTGTGAAGTGTTTGTG GGTCCAAGAGTAGAGGCCCTGCCAGAAATGAACGCTGGCATGGAGAAAAACCAGCAATGGCTGAAGAAGAACAAACGGAAAGCATTTTTCACCGCCGTAGCCTGTGACAAATTCCGGGAAGGAGCCGAGACACTGCTGCAG GCCACGGGTCTTGGCCGCATGAAGCCGAACACACTCATGGTTGGCTTCAAAAGAAACTGGAAGACTGCAGGTTCAGAAGCAGTCTTAAGTTATGTGGGAGTGCTGCA TGATGCCTTTGACTTTGAATATGGAACATTGATTTTGAGGATGAACCAGGGACTTGATGTGTCTCATATTGTTGAAGCAGAAG AGGAAATGCTGAAATCAGCTAAAGAGCAACAGGCGCTGGAGAGTGATTTCCCGTCAAATGGAGTCAAAGCCAAAGGATTGTTCAGGAAGTCCAGAAAATCCTCTCAGCAAGTGCTCACCACCCGAG TGTCGGTGTGCGGCCCCCCGCCACCGCAGGTTGCCAAGATGAATGAGAAGCTGCTGCAGGCCAGTGCTCAGTTTAAGACCAAACAGCCCAAAGGAACACTTGACGTGTGGTGGCTCTTTGACGATGGAG GTCTCACTCTGCTGCTGCCCTACATCCTCACCACCAGGAAGAAGTGGAAAGATTGTAAAATGAGGATCTTCATTGCAGGGCAGCCCGGACGCAGCGAGCTGGATAAACAGGA gatGAAGTCATTGCTGGAAAAGTTCCGAATTAAATGCACTGACATCATAGTCATCGATGACATCCATGTCAAACCCCGTAACGAAAG CTTGAAGAAGTTGGAGGACATGATTGAACCTTTCCGCCTTCACGAGAGGACCAAAGATAGTACACAGGTTGAAACCATGCGGAAAACACAGCCTTGGAAGATTACTGATGACGAGTTGGATGAATTTGAGGAGAAG ACCAACCTGCAGGTTCGACTGAATGAGTTGCTTCAGGAGAACTCCAAACAGGCCAACCTGATTGTGGT GAGCATGCCTATCGCACGAAAGGAAAGCATCTCTGACTTCCTTTACATGGCCTGGTTGGACATTCTGACCAAGGACCTCCCACCCACCATGCTCATACGCGGCAACCACAAGAGTGTGCTCACCTTCTATTCATGA
- the slc12a1 gene encoding solute carrier family 12 member 1 isoform X3 produces the protein MSAICTNGVVRGGGAYYLISRSLGPEFGGSIGLIFAFANAVAVAMYVVGFSETVVDLLKEHNVLMVDETNDIRIIGVITVVLLLGISVAGMEWEAKAQIVLLVILLAAIVNVFVGTFIPPTADKKSKGVFNYDANIFLENFAPDFRGEESFFSVFSIFFPAATGILAGANISGDLKDPQAAIPKGTLLAILITGVTYLGVALCVSASVVRDATGNFTDLITPGVPCEGSAVAACELGYNFSSCAVENCVFGAMNSFQVMTLVSGFGPLIIAGTFSATLSSALASLVSAPKVFQALCKDNIYKALHFFAKGYGKNDEPIRGYILTFIISVAFILIGNLNTIAPIISNFFLASYALINFSCFHASYAKSPGWRPAYRYYNMWLSLLGAVLCCAVMFVINWWAALLTYAIEILLYIYVTVKKPDVNWGSSTQAVTFVSAVSNALSLVGVEDHVKNFRPQILVLTGAARTRPALLDLAHSLSKNYGLCLTCEVFVGPRVEALPEMNAGMEKNQQWLKKNKRKAFFTAVACDKFREGAETLLQATGLGRMKPNTLMVGFKRNWKTAGSEAVLSYVGVLHDAFDFEYGTLILRMNQGLDVSHIVEAEEEMLKSAKEQQALESDFPSNGVKAKGLFRKSRKSSQQVLTTRVSVCGPPPPQVAKMNEKLLQASAQFKTKQPKGTLDVWWLFDDGGLTLLLPYILTTRKKWKDCKMRIFIAGQPGRSELDKQEMKSLLEKFRIKCTDIIVIDDIHVKPRNESLKKLEDMIEPFRLHERTKDSTQVETMRKTQPWKITDDELDEFEEKTNLQVRLNELLQENSKQANLIVVSMPIARKESISDFLYMAWLDILTKDLPPTMLIRGNHKSVLTFYS, from the exons ATGTCGGCCATTTGCACTAATGGTGTGGTCAGGGGAG GAGGGGCCTACTACCTGATATCTCGCAGCTTGGGACCAGAGTTTGGGGGTTCCATCGGCCTGATTTTTGCTTTTGCCAATGCAGTGGCTGTAGCCATGTATGTTGTGGGATTTTCTGAGACTGTTGTGGATTTACTCAAG GAGCATAATGTACTCATGGTGGATGAAACAAATGACATTCGAATCATTGGAGTCATCACAGTGGTGTTGCTGTTGGGCATATCTGTAGCTGGAATGGAATGGGAGGCCAAG GCCCAGATAGTTTTACTCGTCATCTTACTGGCGGCTATTGTGAATGTATTTGTGGGCACCTTCATTCCTCCCACTGCTGACAAGAAATCCAAGGGGGTATTTAATTATGACG CGAATATCTTTTTAGAGAATTTTGCGCCGGATTTCAGGGGTGAGGAGTCATTCTTTTCggtcttttccatttttttccctgctgCAACCGGGATCTTGGCAGGAGCCAACATTTCCGGCGACTTAAAG GATCCTCAGGCAGCCATTCCTAAAGGCACCTTATTGGCTATTCTGATCACAGGTGTCACCTACCTGGGAGTGGCCCTTTGTGTCT CTGCCAGCGTTGTGCGTGATGCGACAGGAAATTTTACGGACCTTATCACTCCTGGAGTGCCATGTGAAGGATCAGCTGTCGCGGCCTGTGAGCTTGGCTATAATTTCTCTTCCTGCGCAGTAGAAAATTGCGTATTTGGTGCGATGAACAGCTTCCAG GTGATGACTTTGGTGTCAGGCTTTGGTCCTCTCATCATAGCTGGAACTTTTTCAGCCACGCTCTCATCCGCCCTGGCTTCTCTTGTTAGTGCTCCCAAAGTCTTCCAG GCGCTGTGCAAAGACAACATCTACAAAGCCCTGCACTTCTTTGCCAAAGGATATGGCAAGAACGACGAGCCCATCCGTGGCTACATCCTCACATTTATCATTTCTGTGGCCTTCATTCTCATCG GGAATCTCAATACCATCGCACCCATCATTTCAAACTTCTTCTTGGCTTCTTATGCGCTTATCAATTTCTCCTGCTTCCATGCGTCCTACGCAAAGTCTCCTG GCTGGCGACCGGCCTACAGATACTACAACATGTGGTTGTCCCTGCTGGGTGCTGTTCTGTGCTGTGCTGTCATGTTTGTCATCAACTGGTGGGCGGCGCTGCTCACCTACGCCATCGAGATCCTCCTCTACATATATGTCACCGTCAAGAAGCCAG ATGTGAACTGGGGCTCATCCACTCAAGCGGTGACGTTCGTCAGTGCGGTCAGCAATGCTCTGTCTCTGGTTGGAGTAGAAGATCATGTCAAGAACTTCAG GCCTCAGATCTTGGTGTTGACAGGTGCCGCTCGCACCAGGCCAGCTCTGCTAGACCTGGCTCATTCTTTGTCTAAGAACTATGGACTCTGCCTCACCTGTGAAGTGTTTGTG GGTCCAAGAGTAGAGGCCCTGCCAGAAATGAACGCTGGCATGGAGAAAAACCAGCAATGGCTGAAGAAGAACAAACGGAAAGCATTTTTCACCGCCGTAGCCTGTGACAAATTCCGGGAAGGAGCCGAGACACTGCTGCAG GCCACGGGTCTTGGCCGCATGAAGCCGAACACACTCATGGTTGGCTTCAAAAGAAACTGGAAGACTGCAGGTTCAGAAGCAGTCTTAAGTTATGTGGGAGTGCTGCA TGATGCCTTTGACTTTGAATATGGAACATTGATTTTGAGGATGAACCAGGGACTTGATGTGTCTCATATTGTTGAAGCAGAAG AGGAAATGCTGAAATCAGCTAAAGAGCAACAGGCGCTGGAGAGTGATTTCCCGTCAAATGGAGTCAAAGCCAAAGGATTGTTCAGGAAGTCCAGAAAATCCTCTCAGCAAGTGCTCACCACCCGAG TGTCGGTGTGCGGCCCCCCGCCACCGCAGGTTGCCAAGATGAATGAGAAGCTGCTGCAGGCCAGTGCTCAGTTTAAGACCAAACAGCCCAAAGGAACACTTGACGTGTGGTGGCTCTTTGACGATGGAG GTCTCACTCTGCTGCTGCCCTACATCCTCACCACCAGGAAGAAGTGGAAAGATTGTAAAATGAGGATCTTCATTGCAGGGCAGCCCGGACGCAGCGAGCTGGATAAACAGGA gatGAAGTCATTGCTGGAAAAGTTCCGAATTAAATGCACTGACATCATAGTCATCGATGACATCCATGTCAAACCCCGTAACGAAAG CTTGAAGAAGTTGGAGGACATGATTGAACCTTTCCGCCTTCACGAGAGGACCAAAGATAGTACACAGGTTGAAACCATGCGGAAAACACAGCCTTGGAAGATTACTGATGACGAGTTGGATGAATTTGAGGAGAAG ACCAACCTGCAGGTTCGACTGAATGAGTTGCTTCAGGAGAACTCCAAACAGGCCAACCTGATTGTGGT GAGCATGCCTATCGCACGAAAGGAAAGCATCTCTGACTTCCTTTACATGGCCTGGTTGGACATTCTGACCAAGGACCTCCCACCCACCATGCTCATACGCGGCAACCACAAGAGTGTGCTCACCTTCTATTCATGA
- the dut gene encoding deoxyuridine 5'-triphosphate nucleotidohydrolase, mitochondrial isoform X1 has translation MTLALCPRSFLRNLCCSSRLRRRFHSLMINLNKEVADACEVSPSKRCKTNAVEERVVLRFAKLSEHATTPTRGSTKAAGYDLYSAYDYSIGPMDKAIVKTDIQIAVPHGCYGRVAPRSGLAVKHFIDVGAGVVDEDYRGNVGVVLFNFSKQTFEVKKGDRVAQLVCERIAYPELVEQETLEDTERGAGGFGSTGSN, from the exons ATGACACTAGCACTATGTCCACGGTCTTTTCTCAGAAACCTGTGCTGTTCGAGTCGTTTAAGAAGGCGTTTTCACTCTCTGATGATCAATCTTAACAAAG AGGTCGCAGATGCTTGCGAAGTTTCTCCATCAAAGAGATGCAAAACCAACGCTGTCGAGGAGAGAGTCGTTCTTCGTTTCGCCAAACTTTCGGAACATGCCACGACACCCACCAGAGGCTCCACAAAAGCTGCTGGTTATGACCTCTACAG tgcATATGATTATTCAATCGGCCCTATGGACAAGGCCATAGTCAAAACTGACATCCAGATAGCAGTACCACATGGCTGTTATGGCAGAGTGG cgCCGAGATCTGGACTCGCAGTAAAGCACTTTATCGACGTTGGAG CTGGAGTTGTTGATGAGGACTACAGAGGGAACGTTGGTGTTGTCCTATTTAACTTCAGCAAGCAGACATTTGAAG TTAAAAAAGGTGATCGAGTTGCTCAGCTGGTGTGTGAGAGAATCGCCTACCCAGAATTAGTTGAACAGGAG ACACTAGAAGACACTGAGCGTGGGGCAGGAGGGTTCGGCTCAACTGGAAGCAACTAA
- the dut gene encoding deoxyuridine 5'-triphosphate nucleotidohydrolase, mitochondrial isoform X2: MPVLEVADACEVSPSKRCKTNAVEERVVLRFAKLSEHATTPTRGSTKAAGYDLYSAYDYSIGPMDKAIVKTDIQIAVPHGCYGRVAPRSGLAVKHFIDVGAGVVDEDYRGNVGVVLFNFSKQTFEVKKGDRVAQLVCERIAYPELVEQETLEDTERGAGGFGSTGSN, translated from the exons ATGCCCGTCCTAGAGGTCGCAGATGCTTGCGAAGTTTCTCCATCAAAGAGATGCAAAACCAACGCTGTCGAGGAGAGAGTCGTTCTTCGTTTCGCCAAACTTTCGGAACATGCCACGACACCCACCAGAGGCTCCACAAAAGCTGCTGGTTATGACCTCTACAG tgcATATGATTATTCAATCGGCCCTATGGACAAGGCCATAGTCAAAACTGACATCCAGATAGCAGTACCACATGGCTGTTATGGCAGAGTGG cgCCGAGATCTGGACTCGCAGTAAAGCACTTTATCGACGTTGGAG CTGGAGTTGTTGATGAGGACTACAGAGGGAACGTTGGTGTTGTCCTATTTAACTTCAGCAAGCAGACATTTGAAG TTAAAAAAGGTGATCGAGTTGCTCAGCTGGTGTGTGAGAGAATCGCCTACCCAGAATTAGTTGAACAGGAG ACACTAGAAGACACTGAGCGTGGGGCAGGAGGGTTCGGCTCAACTGGAAGCAACTAA